The following are encoded in a window of Echeneis naucrates chromosome 19, fEcheNa1.1, whole genome shotgun sequence genomic DNA:
- the pkmyt1 gene encoding membrane-associated tyrosine- and threonine-specific cdc2-inhibitory kinase gives MSVAVETSVSRVSLPLPTHFSHAEQSFSLKKRHAPFSLSSLSTLSYSSPKQLSHSLPPLPPSKGCPPLSRVFPQHPSPWTPLSGSLTKSPPPNSVYDPSKQQSYFSQCFTNLGLLGRGSFGEVYKVQSNEDGRQYAVKRSAHRFRGNWERNRSVKEARDHERLCPHPHILNFISAWEECGRLYIQTELCSTSLLLHAENQPPGPDEPSAWAYLCDLLSALQHLHSHGFVHLDLKPANVLITDSGRLKLGDFGLLLELKQKSTELAEGKVKEDAQEGDPRYMAPELLRGEYGPAADVFSLGVSILELACNIEVPNGGEGWQQLRQGCLPSELTSGLSSELQVVLQMMLAPEPSERPTVSELLALPSVRKRRWKRRIYLALAEAMVTLASLCQLVVCFGCRLLSSLHLSFVPRWAQPVPCTPPKDSWDRDLTLPLSAMNADLGSPEDDAVFLFEHTEPECSPTFSRRVKSRLSVESTSTPLPGSPIHSHQSLAHTPTHSNLNDWCSCNTPSSIHSNGSCHTLTPSASPIHAELHTDNMNEKAQSRHSASSKSSQKRSRNWVRADEALPRPSFEPKNLLSLFEDTTVEENP, from the exons ATGTCAGTGGCAGTGGAAACCAGCGTGTCCAgggtctctctccctcttccaaCCCACTTCTCCCATGCAGAACAGTCCTTCTCCCTGAAAAAGCGCCATGCCCCATTTTCTTTGTCATCCCTGTCCACCTTATCCTACTCTTCCCCAAAGCAGCTGTCACATTCGCTGCCCCCACTGCCACCCTCCAAGGGGTGCCCCCCTCTGAGCAGGGTCTTCCCTCAGCATCCATCCCCCTGGACACCTCTGTCTGGTTCACTTACAAAGTCCCCCCCTCCAAACTCTGTGTATGATCCCAGCAAACAGCAGTCCTATTTCAGTCAGTGCTTTACTAATTTGGGCCTACTGGGAAGGGGATCCTTCGGCGAGGTCTATAAG GTGCAAAGCAATGAGGACGGACGCCAATATGCAGTGAAGCGCTCTGCTCATCGCTTCAGGGGTAACTGGGAGAGGAACAGGAGTGTGAAAGAAGCCAGAGACCATGAGCGCCTGTGTCCTCACCCTCACATCCTGAATTTCATATCAGCCTGGGAGGAATGTGGCCGACTGTACATTCAGACAGAGCTGTGTAGCACCAGCTTGCTCCTCCATGCTGAGAATCAGCCTCCTGGACCAG ACGAGCCTTCAGCGTGGGCGTACCTGTGCGACCTCCTCTCAGCGCTGCAGCACTTACACTCCCATGGTTTTGTTCATTTGGACCTCAAGCCTGCCAATGTCCTCATAACTGACTCTGGTCGTCTGAAACTTGGAGATTTTGGGCTGCTGCTCGAATTGAAACAGAAGAGCACAGAACTAGCTGAGGGGAAAGTGAAAGAGGATGCTCAGGAGGGAGATCCCAGATACATGGCTCCTGAGCTTCTCCGTGGAGAATATGGacctgctgcagatgttttcag tcTGGGTGTTTCTATTTTGGAGCTTGCCTGTAATATTGAAGTTCCAAATGGTGGAGAGGGttggcagcagctcagacaaGGCTGCCTCCCCTCAGAGCTCACCAGTG gcctGTCAAGTGAACTGCAGGTAGTACTTCAGATGATGCTGGCCCCAGAGCCTTCTGAGAGACCAACAGTTTCTGAGCTCCTTGCCCTCCCCTCTGTTAGGAAACGCAGATGGAAGAGGCGCATCTATCTTGCACTCGCTGAGGCCATGGTGACACTGGCCTCGCTCTGTCAG TTGGTGGTGTGCTTTGGGTGTAgactcctctcctcccttcacTTGTCTTTTGTGCCTCGTTGGGCACAGCCGGTGCCCTGCACTCCTCCTAAGGATAGTTGGGACAGAGATTTAACTCTGCCCCTCAGTGCCATGAATGCTGACTTAGGGAGCCCAGAGGATGATGCAGTATTTCTGTTCGAACACACAGAACCAGAGTGTTCCCCCACCTTCTCACGCAG AGTCAAATCCAGACTGTCCGTGGAAAGCACATCCACACCTCTCCCTGGCTCACCGATACACAGCCATCAGAGCCTGGCCCACACCCCCACTCACTCAAATCTGAATGACTGGTGCTCTTGTAACACACCCTCCAGCATCCACTCAAATGGTTCCTGCCACACACTCACCCCCAGCGCAAGCCCCATACATGCAGAGCTTCACACAGACAACATGAATGAAAAGGCACAGAGCCGACACTCTGCGTCCTCCAAGTCTTCTCAGAAGCGCAGCCGCAACTGGGTCAGAGCAGACGAGGCTTTACCCCGACCCAGCTTTGAACCAAAGAACCTGCTCAGTCTGTTTGAGGATACAACTGTAGAGGAAAACCCATGA
- the LOC115060288 gene encoding transforming growth factor beta-1-induced transcript 1 protein isoform X2, giving the protein MEDLGVPEPPNYPLSPRIVVFDALLADLESTGSPLARCPVLLTSDPPQNADSATQDPVQGRPPPPAYTPQQTVSAAMKSTQNSNPDKLYSTVCKPRSPRTADPPPAFSSSSLLGGGLSELDHLLQELNATQFNITDEILAQFPSSKKDERDKIKDKATTSSSGPAKPSATSATLELDKLMASLSDFRVQTTPAAAVSPVVTAPQQPVAPPQPSSGGSLDSMLGLLQSDLSRQGVQTSSKGNCSACQKPVVGQVVTALGKVWHPEHFVCTECETELGSRNFFEKDGRPYCESDYFTLFSPHCAHCNKPILNKMVTALDKNWHPECFCCVKCSRAFGDEGFHDHEGQQYCQQCFLTLFASRCQGCSQPILENYISALNSLWHPQCFVCRECYSPFVNGSFFEHEGKPLCEAHYHQSRGSMCQACQQPILGRCVTAMGAKYHPHHLVCHFCLKPLSKGCFKEQENKPYCHPCFIKLFG; this is encoded by the exons ATGGAGGATTTGG GAGTGCCTGAGCCACCTAACTACCCTCTCAGTCCTCGTATTGTTGTCTTTG ATGCCCTTCTTGCTGATCTGGAGAGCACAGGCTCTCCTCTAGCTCGATGTCCCGTACTGCTCACTTCTGACCCTCCTCAAAATGCTGATTCTGCCACCCAGGATCCCGTCCAGGGCCGACCACCGCCacctgcctacaccccccagCAG ACGGTTTCTGCTGCAATGAAGTCCACCCAGAACTCCAACCCAGACAAATTATACag CACAGTGTGCAAACCACGCTCTCCCCGCACGGCAGATCCTCCACcagccttctcctcctcctcgcttcTGGGAGGAGGTCTGAGTGAACTGGACCATCTATTACAGGAGCTCAATGCCACCCAGTTCAATATCACAG ATGAGATCTTGGCACAGTTCCCTTCTTCCAAGAAGGACGAGAGGGACAAGATTAAGGATAAGGCCACAACCTCCTCCTCCGG TCCTGCAAAGCCCTCTGCAACATCAGCTACACTGGAACTGGACAAATTGATGGCTTCTCTGTCTGACTTCAGAGTTCAGACCACA ccagctgctgctgtcagtcctGTGGTGACGGCACCACAGCAGCCCGTTGCCCCGCCACAACCCTCCTCTGGTGGCTCATTGGACAGCATGCTAGGGCTGCTTCAATCAGACCTGAGCCGACAAGGAGTTCAAACATCCTCCAAGGGAAACTGTTCAGCCTGTCAGAAGCCAGTAGTAGGACAG GTGGTGACAGCTCTAGGAAAGGTGTGGCATCCGGAGCATTTTGTGTGCACAGAGTGCGAGACAGAGTTGGGCAGTCGCAACTTCTTTGAAAAGGACGGACGACCGTACTGCGAGTCTGACTACTTCACCCTCTTCTCCCCTCACTGTGCACACTGCAACAAACCAATACTAAAT AAAATGGTCACTGCTCTGGACAAGAACTGGCACCCagagtgtttctgctgtgtgaaGTGCAGCCGGGCTTTTGGAGACGAAG GTTTCCATGACCATGAAGGCCAGCAGTACTGCCAGCAGTGCTTCTTGACTCTGTTTGCTTCTCGCTGTCAAGGCTGCAGCCAGCCCATTCTGGAAAACTACATCTCTGCCCTCAACTCTCTTTGGCACCCACAATGCTTCGTATGTCGG GAGTGCTACAGCCCCTTTGTTAACGGCAGCTTTTTCGAGCACGAAGGCAAGCCGCTGTGCGAGGCCCACTACCACCAGTCCCGTGGCAGCATGTGTCAGGCCTGCCAGCAGCCTATCCTTGGTCGCTGCGTCACTGCCATGGGTGCCAAATACCACCCACACCACCTTGTGTGCCACTTCTGCCTGAAGCCCCTGAGCAAAGGCTGCTTCAAGGAGCAGGAGAACAAGCCCTACTGCCACCCCTGCTTCATCAAACTCTTTGGTTGA
- the patl2 gene encoding protein PAT1 homolog 2 has product MFEDPAVMRIVEGRPSLKSLDSAIVDCGNAMFHKTFEDDDSAIVCVIDGHRGRGQHLTSNFLDLPYPVSSFRGRRGELRGPFYRRQFGQRGPSQMQAPIIPGSPIFSRQPFTQRQNFDQMERFMFSSTHCPSTPQSLTPKMMQLRFGANSPRPSPFDSPLSNPVQQFRYPGPVTQLHPQHKRLLSQKRRIFQRKLEGWDPYCNLMTAKEKEWITRLQMIQLQSENPYLEDYYYQEYYRRIEAKMAEEELGLRSKREPPKLTTPYITKTDAYTPVVHIEGSLGQVAVSTCYSPRRAIGAVHAVQAQGLPEDQKDTRQQRLEVLSKIEKMFMALLEVEETERMKTTVVSEAEEGRLMEKTQRKVDHIYSQLQHHVPLDSGGEFLPFLVVSKGKKLLARLLPFLKQDSAFKILRVVTSNLPTLMSRDTEEALPVLYPSLRNVIGGLTFSQLIRVLKDLTSSESLSTYECLTLTCQNKFGLSLLYALLSHGEKLLSSSVPLEPSIGDFETWTDTIFQVAGQLSQCSLVEPLLLPSNLLTLFCRYLDKQTVHQLKSNMESATGFLALPS; this is encoded by the exons ATGTTTGAAGATCCAGCTGTGATGAGAATCGTAGAGGGACGTCCAAGCCTTAAG AGTCTGGACAGTGCCATAGTGGATTGTGGCAATGCCATGTTCCATAAAACCTTTGAGGATGAT GACAGTGCTATAGTTTGTGTGATTGATGGTCACAGAGGCAGAGGGCAGCACCTGACCTCCAACTTCCTGGATTTGCCATATCCTGTGTCTTCCTTCAGGGGTAGGAGAGGGGAACTCAGAGGACCCTTCTACAGGAGACAGTTTGGCCAAAGAGGCCCCTCTCAG ATGCAAGCACCAATAATCCCAGGGTCACCCATTTTTTCGCGTCAACCTTTTACCCAGCGGCAGAATTTTGATCAG ATGGAGAGATTCATGTTTTCTTCAACGCATTGCCCCTCAACTCCTCAGTCTCTGACTCCTAAAATGATGCAACTTCGCTTTGGTGCCAACTCACCAAGGCCATCTCCCTTTGACAGCCCTTTGTCTAATCCAGTGCAGCAGTTCAG GTACCCTGGTCCTGTCACCCAGCTGCACCCCCAACATAAACGATTACTTAGTCAAAAACGACGCATTTTCCAAAG GAAATTGGAGGGTTGGGATCCGTACTGTAACCTCATGACAGCCAAAGAGAAGGAGTGGATCACCAGGCTGCAGATGATTCAGCTCCAGAGTGAGAATCCTTACCTGGAGGACTATTATTACCAG GAGTACTATCGACGAATAGAAGCCAAGATGGCTGAGGAGGAGCTTGGCCTCCGAAGCAAACGGGAGCCACCTAAGCTCACCACACCTTACATCACAAAGACTGATGCCTACACGCCAG TGGTACATATTGAAGGCTCTTTAGGTCAAGTCGCTGTGTCCACATGTTACTCCCCTCGCCGTGCCATCGGTGCTGTTCATGCAGTCCAAGCTCAGGGTCTGCCTGAG GACCAAAAAGACACCAGACAACAGCGGTTAGAGGTCCTCAGCAAAATAGAAAAG ATGTTCATGGCTCTTTTAGAGGTGGAGGAAACGGAGAGAATGAAAACCACGGTCGTGTCTGAAGCTGAAGAAGGAAGACTGATGGAGAAGACCCAGAGGAAGGTGGACCACATCTATTCCCAGCTGCAACACCATGTCCCTCT AGATTCTGGAGGTGAGTTTCTTCCTTTCCTGGTCGTCTCAAAAGGCAAAAAGCTACTGGCTCGTCTACTCCCGTTCCTGAAACAGGATTCTGCATTTAAAATCCTGCGGGTTGTGACCTCTAACCTTCCTACACTAATGAGCAGAGATACAGAAGAG GCGCTCCCGGTTCTCTACCCATCCCTTCGAAATGTGATAGGAGGCCTGACGTTCAGTCAGCTCATCAGAGTCCTCAAAGATTTGACATCGTCTGAGTCTCTATCGACATACGAGTGCCTTACATTGACATGTCAGAACAAG tttGGACTGTCCTTACTCTATGCCCTCCTGTCCCATGGAGAGAAGCTACTGTCTTCAAGTGTTCCTCTTGAGCCCAGCATTGGTGACTTTGAGACCTG GACTGACACAATATTCCAGGTGGCAGGACAGCTTTCCCAGTGTTCACTGGTAGAGCCGCTCCTTCTGCCCTCAAACCTGCTCACTCTATTCTGCCGTTACCTGGACAAGCAAACTGTCCATCAGCTGAAAAGCAACATGGa GTCTGCAACTGGATTCTTGGCTCTTCCATCTTAA
- the LOC115060288 gene encoding transforming growth factor beta-1-induced transcript 1 protein isoform X3, translating into MEDLGTHTDALLADLESTGSPLARCPVLLTSDPPQNADSATQDPVQGRPPPPAYTPQQTVSAAMKSTQNSNPDKLYSTVCKPRSPRTADPPPAFSSSSLLGGGLSELDHLLQELNATQFNITDEILAQFPSSKKDERDKIKDKATTSSSGPAKPSATSATLELDKLMASLSDFRVQTTPAAAVSPVVTAPQQPVAPPQPSSGGSLDSMLGLLQSDLSRQGVQTSSKGNCSACQKPVVGQVVTALGKVWHPEHFVCTECETELGSRNFFEKDGRPYCESDYFTLFSPHCAHCNKPILNKMVTALDKNWHPECFCCVKCSRAFGDEGFHDHEGQQYCQQCFLTLFASRCQGCSQPILENYISALNSLWHPQCFVCRECYSPFVNGSFFEHEGKPLCEAHYHQSRGSMCQACQQPILGRCVTAMGAKYHPHHLVCHFCLKPLSKGCFKEQENKPYCHPCFIKLFG; encoded by the exons ATGGAGGATTTGG gaacacacacag ATGCCCTTCTTGCTGATCTGGAGAGCACAGGCTCTCCTCTAGCTCGATGTCCCGTACTGCTCACTTCTGACCCTCCTCAAAATGCTGATTCTGCCACCCAGGATCCCGTCCAGGGCCGACCACCGCCacctgcctacaccccccagCAG ACGGTTTCTGCTGCAATGAAGTCCACCCAGAACTCCAACCCAGACAAATTATACag CACAGTGTGCAAACCACGCTCTCCCCGCACGGCAGATCCTCCACcagccttctcctcctcctcgcttcTGGGAGGAGGTCTGAGTGAACTGGACCATCTATTACAGGAGCTCAATGCCACCCAGTTCAATATCACAG ATGAGATCTTGGCACAGTTCCCTTCTTCCAAGAAGGACGAGAGGGACAAGATTAAGGATAAGGCCACAACCTCCTCCTCCGG TCCTGCAAAGCCCTCTGCAACATCAGCTACACTGGAACTGGACAAATTGATGGCTTCTCTGTCTGACTTCAGAGTTCAGACCACA ccagctgctgctgtcagtcctGTGGTGACGGCACCACAGCAGCCCGTTGCCCCGCCACAACCCTCCTCTGGTGGCTCATTGGACAGCATGCTAGGGCTGCTTCAATCAGACCTGAGCCGACAAGGAGTTCAAACATCCTCCAAGGGAAACTGTTCAGCCTGTCAGAAGCCAGTAGTAGGACAG GTGGTGACAGCTCTAGGAAAGGTGTGGCATCCGGAGCATTTTGTGTGCACAGAGTGCGAGACAGAGTTGGGCAGTCGCAACTTCTTTGAAAAGGACGGACGACCGTACTGCGAGTCTGACTACTTCACCCTCTTCTCCCCTCACTGTGCACACTGCAACAAACCAATACTAAAT AAAATGGTCACTGCTCTGGACAAGAACTGGCACCCagagtgtttctgctgtgtgaaGTGCAGCCGGGCTTTTGGAGACGAAG GTTTCCATGACCATGAAGGCCAGCAGTACTGCCAGCAGTGCTTCTTGACTCTGTTTGCTTCTCGCTGTCAAGGCTGCAGCCAGCCCATTCTGGAAAACTACATCTCTGCCCTCAACTCTCTTTGGCACCCACAATGCTTCGTATGTCGG GAGTGCTACAGCCCCTTTGTTAACGGCAGCTTTTTCGAGCACGAAGGCAAGCCGCTGTGCGAGGCCCACTACCACCAGTCCCGTGGCAGCATGTGTCAGGCCTGCCAGCAGCCTATCCTTGGTCGCTGCGTCACTGCCATGGGTGCCAAATACCACCCACACCACCTTGTGTGCCACTTCTGCCTGAAGCCCCTGAGCAAAGGCTGCTTCAAGGAGCAGGAGAACAAGCCCTACTGCCACCCCTGCTTCATCAAACTCTTTGGTTGA
- the LOC115060288 gene encoding transforming growth factor beta-1-induced transcript 1 protein isoform X1 gives MDTEMLVHSNNCTMLMDYLDYFVVKPVLSSPLCHVLAVCLSLGVPEPPNYPLSPRIVVFDALLADLESTGSPLARCPVLLTSDPPQNADSATQDPVQGRPPPPAYTPQQTVSAAMKSTQNSNPDKLYSTVCKPRSPRTADPPPAFSSSSLLGGGLSELDHLLQELNATQFNITDEILAQFPSSKKDERDKIKDKATTSSSGPAKPSATSATLELDKLMASLSDFRVQTTPAAAVSPVVTAPQQPVAPPQPSSGGSLDSMLGLLQSDLSRQGVQTSSKGNCSACQKPVVGQVVTALGKVWHPEHFVCTECETELGSRNFFEKDGRPYCESDYFTLFSPHCAHCNKPILNKMVTALDKNWHPECFCCVKCSRAFGDEGFHDHEGQQYCQQCFLTLFASRCQGCSQPILENYISALNSLWHPQCFVCRECYSPFVNGSFFEHEGKPLCEAHYHQSRGSMCQACQQPILGRCVTAMGAKYHPHHLVCHFCLKPLSKGCFKEQENKPYCHPCFIKLFG, from the exons ATGGATACAGAGATGCTTGTGCACTCTAATAACTGCACCATGTTGATGGATTATCTTGATTATTTTGTGGTTAAGCCAgttctgtcctctcctctgtgtcatgtactggctgtctgtctctccttaGGAGTGCCTGAGCCACCTAACTACCCTCTCAGTCCTCGTATTGTTGTCTTTG ATGCCCTTCTTGCTGATCTGGAGAGCACAGGCTCTCCTCTAGCTCGATGTCCCGTACTGCTCACTTCTGACCCTCCTCAAAATGCTGATTCTGCCACCCAGGATCCCGTCCAGGGCCGACCACCGCCacctgcctacaccccccagCAG ACGGTTTCTGCTGCAATGAAGTCCACCCAGAACTCCAACCCAGACAAATTATACag CACAGTGTGCAAACCACGCTCTCCCCGCACGGCAGATCCTCCACcagccttctcctcctcctcgcttcTGGGAGGAGGTCTGAGTGAACTGGACCATCTATTACAGGAGCTCAATGCCACCCAGTTCAATATCACAG ATGAGATCTTGGCACAGTTCCCTTCTTCCAAGAAGGACGAGAGGGACAAGATTAAGGATAAGGCCACAACCTCCTCCTCCGG TCCTGCAAAGCCCTCTGCAACATCAGCTACACTGGAACTGGACAAATTGATGGCTTCTCTGTCTGACTTCAGAGTTCAGACCACA ccagctgctgctgtcagtcctGTGGTGACGGCACCACAGCAGCCCGTTGCCCCGCCACAACCCTCCTCTGGTGGCTCATTGGACAGCATGCTAGGGCTGCTTCAATCAGACCTGAGCCGACAAGGAGTTCAAACATCCTCCAAGGGAAACTGTTCAGCCTGTCAGAAGCCAGTAGTAGGACAG GTGGTGACAGCTCTAGGAAAGGTGTGGCATCCGGAGCATTTTGTGTGCACAGAGTGCGAGACAGAGTTGGGCAGTCGCAACTTCTTTGAAAAGGACGGACGACCGTACTGCGAGTCTGACTACTTCACCCTCTTCTCCCCTCACTGTGCACACTGCAACAAACCAATACTAAAT AAAATGGTCACTGCTCTGGACAAGAACTGGCACCCagagtgtttctgctgtgtgaaGTGCAGCCGGGCTTTTGGAGACGAAG GTTTCCATGACCATGAAGGCCAGCAGTACTGCCAGCAGTGCTTCTTGACTCTGTTTGCTTCTCGCTGTCAAGGCTGCAGCCAGCCCATTCTGGAAAACTACATCTCTGCCCTCAACTCTCTTTGGCACCCACAATGCTTCGTATGTCGG GAGTGCTACAGCCCCTTTGTTAACGGCAGCTTTTTCGAGCACGAAGGCAAGCCGCTGTGCGAGGCCCACTACCACCAGTCCCGTGGCAGCATGTGTCAGGCCTGCCAGCAGCCTATCCTTGGTCGCTGCGTCACTGCCATGGGTGCCAAATACCACCCACACCACCTTGTGTGCCACTTCTGCCTGAAGCCCCTGAGCAAAGGCTGCTTCAAGGAGCAGGAGAACAAGCCCTACTGCCACCCCTGCTTCATCAAACTCTTTGGTTGA
- the LOC115060288 gene encoding transforming growth factor beta-1-induced transcript 1 protein isoform X4 — MEDLDALLADLESTGSPLARCPVLLTSDPPQNADSATQDPVQGRPPPPAYTPQQTVSAAMKSTQNSNPDKLYSTVCKPRSPRTADPPPAFSSSSLLGGGLSELDHLLQELNATQFNITDEILAQFPSSKKDERDKIKDKATTSSSGPAKPSATSATLELDKLMASLSDFRVQTTPAAAVSPVVTAPQQPVAPPQPSSGGSLDSMLGLLQSDLSRQGVQTSSKGNCSACQKPVVGQVVTALGKVWHPEHFVCTECETELGSRNFFEKDGRPYCESDYFTLFSPHCAHCNKPILNKMVTALDKNWHPECFCCVKCSRAFGDEGFHDHEGQQYCQQCFLTLFASRCQGCSQPILENYISALNSLWHPQCFVCRECYSPFVNGSFFEHEGKPLCEAHYHQSRGSMCQACQQPILGRCVTAMGAKYHPHHLVCHFCLKPLSKGCFKEQENKPYCHPCFIKLFG; from the exons ATGGAGGATTTGG ATGCCCTTCTTGCTGATCTGGAGAGCACAGGCTCTCCTCTAGCTCGATGTCCCGTACTGCTCACTTCTGACCCTCCTCAAAATGCTGATTCTGCCACCCAGGATCCCGTCCAGGGCCGACCACCGCCacctgcctacaccccccagCAG ACGGTTTCTGCTGCAATGAAGTCCACCCAGAACTCCAACCCAGACAAATTATACag CACAGTGTGCAAACCACGCTCTCCCCGCACGGCAGATCCTCCACcagccttctcctcctcctcgcttcTGGGAGGAGGTCTGAGTGAACTGGACCATCTATTACAGGAGCTCAATGCCACCCAGTTCAATATCACAG ATGAGATCTTGGCACAGTTCCCTTCTTCCAAGAAGGACGAGAGGGACAAGATTAAGGATAAGGCCACAACCTCCTCCTCCGG TCCTGCAAAGCCCTCTGCAACATCAGCTACACTGGAACTGGACAAATTGATGGCTTCTCTGTCTGACTTCAGAGTTCAGACCACA ccagctgctgctgtcagtcctGTGGTGACGGCACCACAGCAGCCCGTTGCCCCGCCACAACCCTCCTCTGGTGGCTCATTGGACAGCATGCTAGGGCTGCTTCAATCAGACCTGAGCCGACAAGGAGTTCAAACATCCTCCAAGGGAAACTGTTCAGCCTGTCAGAAGCCAGTAGTAGGACAG GTGGTGACAGCTCTAGGAAAGGTGTGGCATCCGGAGCATTTTGTGTGCACAGAGTGCGAGACAGAGTTGGGCAGTCGCAACTTCTTTGAAAAGGACGGACGACCGTACTGCGAGTCTGACTACTTCACCCTCTTCTCCCCTCACTGTGCACACTGCAACAAACCAATACTAAAT AAAATGGTCACTGCTCTGGACAAGAACTGGCACCCagagtgtttctgctgtgtgaaGTGCAGCCGGGCTTTTGGAGACGAAG GTTTCCATGACCATGAAGGCCAGCAGTACTGCCAGCAGTGCTTCTTGACTCTGTTTGCTTCTCGCTGTCAAGGCTGCAGCCAGCCCATTCTGGAAAACTACATCTCTGCCCTCAACTCTCTTTGGCACCCACAATGCTTCGTATGTCGG GAGTGCTACAGCCCCTTTGTTAACGGCAGCTTTTTCGAGCACGAAGGCAAGCCGCTGTGCGAGGCCCACTACCACCAGTCCCGTGGCAGCATGTGTCAGGCCTGCCAGCAGCCTATCCTTGGTCGCTGCGTCACTGCCATGGGTGCCAAATACCACCCACACCACCTTGTGTGCCACTTCTGCCTGAAGCCCCTGAGCAAAGGCTGCTTCAAGGAGCAGGAGAACAAGCCCTACTGCCACCCCTGCTTCATCAAACTCTTTGGTTGA
- the LOC115060302 gene encoding elongin-B: MDVFLMIRRHKTTIFTDAKESTTVYELKRIVEGILKRPPEDQRLYKDDQLLEDSKTLGDCGFTNQTARPQAPATVGLAFRINDEMFEQLHIEAFSSPPELPDVMKPQDSGSTANEQAVQ; this comes from the exons ATG GACGTGTTCTTAATGATCCGGCGTCACAAGACAACAATCTTCACAGATGCCAAGGAGTCGACTACTGTCTATGAGCTGAAGCGTATTGTTGAAGGAATCCTTAAAAGACCACCTGAAGACCAGCGGCTGTACAAA GATGACCAGTTGCTAGAGGACAGCAAAACTCTGGGTGACTGTGGATTCACCAACCAGACTGCCAGACCTCAAGCCCCAGCTACAGTTGGTCTGGCCTTCCGCATTAATG ATGAGATGTTTGAGCAGCTGCACATTGAGGCCTTCTCCAGCCCCCCAGAACTCCCTGATGTGATGAAGCCTCAGGACTCGGGTAGCACTGCCAATGAACAGGCGGTGCAGTGA